The Candidatus Eremiobacterota bacterium genome includes the window ACATCGAGATGCCGCTGCTGAGCGGACTCGAGGTGGCAGCCGAGCTGCGGCGGCGCGCGAGCAAGACGCGCATCGTCATCGTGACGACCTTCGCGCGCCCCGGCTACCTGCGCCGCGCGATGGACGCCGGCGTCGCCGGCTATCTGCTGAAAGACCGTCCGGTCGAAGAGCTGGTCGCCGCCGTGCGCACGGTGCACGCGGGCGGGCGCGCGATCGACCCCAGCCTCGCGGTGCACGCTTGGACCGAGCCCGACCCGCTCACCGACCGCGAGCGCGCCGTCCTGCGCTTGGCCGGCGACGGGCAGTCGTCGGCCGCGATCGGCGCCGCGCTCGGCCTCTCCGAAGGGACCGTGCGCAACTACCTGAGCGAAGCGATCGGCAAGGTCGGTGCCGAGAACCGCACCGAAGCCGCCCGCATCGCCCGCGACCGCGGCTGGCTGTAAACCCGTTGGAGATGTGGCTTGAACGAGCAGCACACAATTCGGTTAGTCGGAGGCAATGCCGACGAGGCAGCGATCTTCACCCTGTTTGACGAGGGCGATAAATGTCGCCTGCGGTGCGATTACCGCGATAAAACCGTTGAAAGCACGGCAACGGATTTCTTCCAAGCTCTCTGCGACGTTCGTAGTCTGTTGGCCGAAGATAGCCTCATTCCGTTTTGCTACGGAGCAAGCCTGAACGTATATCCCTCGGGAATGGCGCGAGATATGGGTCAGGGTCTGAAGGCCTACAAGCTTGCGATGGGCCGGCACACAAGAATTGACGATCTCGTCGAGATATTTGCTGAAGGCCCTGACGTGGTTCCCGCCTCCGTTCCCGCGCAGGAGCAGTTTTACCGCGACTGGCTCGCGTCACCACGCACGTAGACGCTCAACCGTTAGTCTTCCGTTCCGGCTTCGCCCTTGGCGCGCTGCTGCAGCTCCGCGACGACGGTCGAGTCGGCGAGCGTCGTCGTGTCGCCGAGCATTCGCCCTTCGGCGATGTCGCGGAGCAGCCGGCGCACGACCTTACCGGAACGCGTCTTCGGCAGTTCCTGCGCGCCGAACACGATCGTGTCGTCAGGGAAGCAGCGGCGTGCGCGCACAATTTGTTGTTAAGGCCCCAGCGCGGAAGACGCATCCAGCGTCCGACGTGCTGGGGCCTCT containing:
- a CDS encoding response regulator transcription factor → MIRIVIAEDQQLVAGALAALLRLEPDVEVVANAHDGPTALRRVEELAPDILLCDIEMPLLSGLEVAAELRRRASKTRIVIVTTFARPGYLRRAMDAGVAGYLLKDRPVEELVAAVRTVHAGGRAIDPSLAVHAWTEPDPLTDRERAVLRLAGDGQSSAAIGAALGLSEGTVRNYLSEAIGKVGAENRTEAARIARDRGWL